In one window of Posidoniimonas corsicana DNA:
- a CDS encoding DUF4381 domain-containing protein → MKTDPTSLDLLHDLAEPAPVPWWPLAPGWYFVLAVLFGAAVWAAWRGWRGYRASAYRREAFKELQSARTPAEVSELLRRVALCVAPRTTVADLRGDRWADWLAASCPTAMPAEVRRSLVEGVYRPGGAGPETAPLREYAADWIRTHRRPEPSG, encoded by the coding sequence ATGAAGACCGACCCCACCAGCCTCGACCTGCTGCACGACCTGGCCGAGCCGGCGCCGGTCCCGTGGTGGCCGCTCGCCCCCGGCTGGTACTTTGTGCTGGCCGTCCTGTTTGGCGCTGCGGTCTGGGCAGCCTGGCGTGGGTGGCGTGGCTACCGCGCAAGCGCGTACCGCCGTGAAGCGTTCAAGGAACTACAATCGGCGCGCACACCGGCGGAGGTCTCCGAGCTGCTGCGCCGCGTGGCGCTGTGCGTAGCGCCCAGGACAACCGTGGCAGATCTTCGCGGCGACCGCTGGGCGGATTGGCTTGCCGCTTCGTGCCCCACGGCGATGCCGGCGGAAGTGCGGCGGTCACTGGTAGAAGGAGTCTACCGCCCGGGCGGCGCCGGTCCGGAGACCGCGCCGCTCCGCGAGTACGCGGCCGACTGGATCCGCACGCACCGCCGCCCCGAACCATCCGGCTAA
- the gcvPB gene encoding aminomethyl-transferring glycine dehydrogenase subunit GcvPB, with translation MKNTRDTQLLFELSKPGRRATLLPACDVPQSEVADLLPASALADQPPALPELSEPAVVRHFVNLSTQNMSVDTHFYPLGSCTMKHNPKRNERAAALPGMADVHPYQPEESLQGMLQLLYEVQQYLCEISGLPACSLQPAAGAHGELAALWVAAAYFRDHGMQRTKVLVPDSAHGTNPASAVMAGFQTVTVKTLPTGAVDMDDFHAKLDDQIAVFMITNPNTVGVFEPSMKAIADAVHGRGGLIYLDGANMNAVLGVTRPGDFGADMQHYNPHKTFSGPHGGGGPGAGPICVTDALAPYLPTPVVEKRGDAFALNFDVPKSIGRVRSFFGNTGVLVRAYCYIRAHGPDGLRRVSDMAVLNANYLLSKVKHFLPVPQGDRCMHEFVATGAKLKADKGVSSMDVAKRLLDYGYHAPTVYFPLTVKEAIMVEPTETESKETLDHFAETLFRITEEAPDLLHEAPHTTAISRPDEVQAARQPVMCYCG, from the coding sequence ATGAAGAACACCCGCGACACCCAGCTGTTGTTTGAGCTCTCCAAGCCAGGGCGGCGCGCCACCCTGCTGCCCGCTTGCGACGTCCCCCAGAGCGAGGTGGCGGACCTGCTGCCCGCCTCGGCGCTGGCCGACCAGCCGCCGGCGCTGCCGGAGCTGTCCGAGCCGGCGGTGGTGCGCCACTTCGTGAACCTCTCGACGCAGAACATGAGCGTCGACACCCACTTCTACCCGCTCGGCTCGTGCACGATGAAGCACAACCCGAAGCGGAACGAGCGGGCCGCCGCCCTGCCCGGCATGGCGGACGTGCACCCGTACCAGCCCGAGGAGTCGCTGCAGGGGATGCTGCAGCTGCTCTACGAGGTGCAGCAGTACCTGTGCGAGATCTCCGGCCTGCCCGCGTGCAGCCTGCAGCCGGCGGCGGGCGCGCACGGCGAGCTGGCCGCCCTGTGGGTCGCGGCGGCGTACTTCCGGGACCATGGGATGCAACGCACGAAGGTGCTCGTCCCCGACAGCGCGCACGGCACCAACCCGGCCAGCGCCGTGATGGCGGGCTTCCAGACCGTCACGGTCAAGACGCTGCCGACCGGCGCCGTCGACATGGACGACTTCCACGCCAAGCTCGACGACCAGATCGCGGTGTTCATGATCACCAACCCCAATACGGTTGGTGTATTCGAGCCCTCGATGAAGGCGATCGCCGACGCCGTGCACGGCAGGGGCGGGCTGATCTACCTGGACGGCGCCAACATGAACGCGGTGCTCGGCGTCACCCGCCCGGGCGACTTCGGCGCCGACATGCAGCACTACAACCCCCACAAGACGTTCAGCGGCCCCCACGGCGGCGGCGGGCCGGGCGCCGGCCCGATCTGCGTGACCGACGCGCTCGCCCCGTACCTGCCAACGCCGGTCGTCGAGAAGCGGGGCGACGCCTTCGCCCTAAACTTCGACGTGCCGAAGTCGATCGGCCGTGTGAGGTCGTTCTTCGGCAACACCGGCGTGCTGGTCCGCGCCTACTGCTACATCCGCGCCCACGGCCCCGACGGCCTGCGGCGGGTGAGCGACATGGCCGTGCTCAACGCCAACTACCTGCTGAGCAAGGTGAAGCACTTCCTGCCCGTCCCGCAGGGCGACCGTTGCATGCACGAGTTTGTCGCCACCGGCGCCAAGCTCAAGGCGGACAAGGGCGTCAGTTCGATGGACGTGGCCAAGCGGCTGCTGGACTACGGCTACCACGCGCCGACCGTTTACTTCCCGCTGACGGTGAAGGAAGCGATCATGGTCGAACCGACCGAGACCGAGAGCAAAGAGACGCTCGACCACTTCGCCGAGACGCTGTTCCGGATCACCGAAGAGGCCCCCGACCTGCTGCACGAGGCGCCCCACACCACCGCGATCAGCCGGCCCGACGAGGTGCAGGCCGCTCGCCAACCGGTGATGTGCTACTGTGGCTAG
- a CDS encoding FHA domain-containing protein, whose product MKLKVLAGAKEGTEIPLKRSKFLIGRSSECTLRAGSDAISRRHCVVLTRDSGVSVRDLGSRNGTLVNGEKIDGETPLKVGDLLKVGPLEFEMIASGADIKSEKKPPVKSVAEAVDRAASQSSVDVGDDDISNWLLGGDPTSSVSMRETMSFRVDETRSSKIPAPAEDEVQQEPASEGEADAEAPSEEVAEDDAKKKDKKKRFGKLPSIPKKPGAKDSREAAADILREMARRR is encoded by the coding sequence ATGAAGTTGAAAGTCTTGGCGGGCGCTAAGGAGGGAACCGAGATCCCACTCAAGAGATCGAAGTTCCTAATCGGGCGCTCAAGCGAATGCACCCTGCGCGCTGGTAGTGACGCTATCAGCCGCCGCCACTGTGTCGTGCTGACGCGCGACTCCGGGGTGAGTGTGCGCGACCTGGGCAGCCGCAACGGCACCCTGGTCAATGGCGAGAAGATCGACGGCGAGACGCCGCTCAAGGTTGGCGATCTGCTCAAGGTGGGCCCTCTCGAGTTCGAGATGATCGCCTCCGGCGCGGACATCAAGTCCGAGAAGAAGCCGCCGGTCAAGAGCGTCGCCGAAGCGGTCGACCGCGCGGCCAGCCAGAGCAGCGTGGACGTCGGCGACGACGACATCAGCAACTGGCTCCTTGGCGGTGACCCGACCTCTTCGGTTTCGATGCGCGAGACGATGAGTTTCCGCGTCGACGAAACCAGGTCTTCGAAGATTCCCGCGCCGGCGGAAGATGAGGTTCAGCAGGAGCCTGCGTCCGAAGGCGAAGCCGACGCCGAGGCGCCTTCGGAGGAGGTTGCCGAGGACGACGCCAAGAAGAAAGACAAGAAGAAGCGGTTCGGCAAGCTGCCCAGCATCCCGAAGAAGCCGGGCGCCAAAGACAGCCGCGAAGCGGCGGCGGACATCCTCCGCGAGATGGCGCGGCGTCGCTGA
- a CDS encoding arylsulfatase: MKRTVLLTLAALLAGVSGLQAQDKPNILVIFGDDIGQTNVSAYTMGLVGYRTPNIDRIANEGMIFTDYYAEQSCTAGRSTFITGQCTYRTGLAKVGLPGAKVGLQAEDPTIAELLKPHGYATGQFGKNHLGDRDEFLPSAHGFDEFLGNLYHLNAEEEPETRNYPRDPEFRKKFGPRGVIHSFSDGKIQDTGPLTKKRMETIDDETSAAAADFIERQVKADKPFFCWFNSTRMHFRTHVKEENRDEPGLTSRTEYADGMIEHDKHVGLLLDKLEELGVDDNTIVLYTTDNGPHKNTWPDAGLSPFRNEKNSNWEGAFRVPCVIRWPGKIKPGSIGNGIVSGLDWLPTFLAAAGEDDIKEKLLTGHEAGGKTYKVHLDGFNQLPYLTGEADKSARESFFYFNDDGQLVGMRFENWKMVFLEQRAKGTLMVWAEPFTTLRLPKIFDVRADPYEQADITSNTYYDWLLDHAFLLVPAQQYAGNFLATFKEFPPRQKPDAFNLEDVMNSLSEGVNH, translated from the coding sequence ATGAAGAGAACTGTATTGCTAACGCTTGCCGCATTGCTGGCCGGCGTGTCCGGCCTGCAGGCGCAGGACAAGCCCAACATCCTCGTCATCTTCGGTGACGACATCGGCCAGACGAACGTCTCGGCCTACACGATGGGCCTGGTCGGCTACCGCACGCCGAACATCGACCGCATCGCCAACGAGGGGATGATCTTCACCGACTACTACGCCGAGCAGAGCTGCACGGCGGGGCGGTCGACGTTTATCACCGGGCAGTGCACCTACCGCACCGGCCTGGCCAAGGTTGGCCTGCCCGGCGCCAAGGTGGGGCTGCAGGCGGAAGACCCAACCATCGCCGAGCTGCTCAAGCCGCACGGCTACGCGACCGGCCAGTTTGGCAAGAACCACCTGGGCGACCGCGACGAGTTCCTGCCGTCGGCCCACGGCTTCGACGAGTTCCTGGGGAACCTCTACCACCTCAACGCCGAGGAAGAGCCCGAGACCCGCAACTACCCACGCGACCCCGAGTTCCGCAAGAAGTTCGGCCCGCGGGGCGTGATCCACAGCTTCTCCGACGGCAAGATCCAGGACACCGGCCCGCTCACCAAGAAGCGGATGGAGACCATCGACGACGAAACCTCCGCGGCCGCGGCTGACTTCATCGAGCGCCAGGTCAAGGCCGACAAGCCGTTCTTCTGCTGGTTCAACTCGACCCGCATGCACTTCCGCACCCATGTGAAGGAAGAGAACCGCGACGAGCCGGGCCTGACCTCGCGCACCGAGTACGCCGACGGCATGATCGAGCATGACAAGCACGTCGGCTTGCTGCTGGACAAGCTGGAGGAGCTCGGCGTGGACGACAACACGATCGTCCTCTACACGACCGACAACGGCCCCCACAAGAACACCTGGCCCGACGCCGGCCTCAGCCCGTTCCGGAACGAGAAGAACTCCAACTGGGAGGGCGCGTTCCGCGTGCCCTGCGTGATCCGCTGGCCGGGCAAGATCAAGCCGGGCAGCATCGGCAACGGCATCGTCAGCGGCCTGGACTGGCTTCCGACCTTCCTGGCGGCCGCCGGCGAGGACGACATCAAGGAGAAGCTGCTCACGGGCCACGAGGCCGGCGGCAAGACCTACAAGGTCCACCTGGACGGCTTCAACCAGCTGCCCTACCTGACCGGCGAGGCCGACAAGTCGGCCCGCGAGTCGTTCTTCTACTTCAACGACGACGGCCAGCTGGTCGGCATGCGGTTTGAGAACTGGAAGATGGTCTTCCTGGAGCAACGCGCCAAGGGAACGCTGATGGTCTGGGCCGAGCCGTTCACCACGCTGCGTCTGCCCAAGATCTTCGATGTGCGGGCCGACCCGTACGAGCAGGCGGACATCACGTCCAACACCTACTACGACTGGCTGCTGGACCACGCGTTCCTGCTGGTTCCGGCCCAGCAGTACGCCGGCAATTTCCTGGCGACCTTCAAGGAGTTCCCGCCGCGGCAGAAGCCCGACGCGTTCAACCTTGAGGACGTCATGAACAGCCTGTCCGAGGGCGTTAACCACTAG
- a CDS encoding membrane or secreted protein, whose protein sequence is MRPAKNTGFRPALALVGPLALLLGCCSGCGSNFRMPNLFHPGPTGPQRYDAIYHDPYPLPDLGPEVVGGRPRVYQQPVPEVTRGRLFRPPQASAGVAY, encoded by the coding sequence GTGCGACCCGCCAAGAACACTGGCTTCCGCCCCGCGCTGGCGTTGGTGGGCCCGCTCGCCCTGCTGCTGGGATGCTGCAGCGGCTGCGGCAGCAATTTCCGCATGCCCAACCTCTTCCATCCGGGACCAACCGGACCACAGCGGTACGACGCCATCTACCACGACCCCTACCCGCTGCCCGACCTGGGCCCCGAGGTCGTTGGCGGGCGGCCCCGCGTGTACCAGCAACCGGTGCCCGAGGTGACACGCGGCCGACTGTTCCGTCCGCCGCAGGCGTCGGCAGGCGTGGCCTACTAG
- a CDS encoding tetratricopeptide repeat protein yields the protein MLSNRQNRRRWAALALLPTLACLSGCNTVNSQANNAEGVRLYTQGAYDQAAVKFQEAIASNPDSADGYYNLAASLHKAGAMYNRPEDIKQAEVLYNQCLERNPNHVECYRGLAVLLTETNRRDAAFRLLNNWNAASPQNPNPKIELARLLEETGQFDEAKAQLIAALEVAPADARAFTALGRLRDQAGEYQQALANYQRSLAINGAQPQVAARVATLQAAAAGAGPAAAAGAPSHVANQWQSSTTY from the coding sequence GTGCTCTCAAACCGCCAGAACCGACGCCGCTGGGCGGCCCTCGCCCTGCTGCCGACCCTCGCCTGCCTGAGCGGCTGCAACACCGTGAACAGCCAGGCCAACAACGCCGAGGGCGTGCGGCTGTACACCCAGGGCGCCTACGACCAGGCGGCGGTCAAGTTCCAGGAGGCGATCGCGTCCAACCCCGACTCGGCCGACGGCTACTACAACCTGGCCGCGTCGCTCCACAAGGCGGGCGCCATGTACAACCGGCCGGAGGACATCAAGCAGGCCGAGGTGCTCTACAACCAGTGCCTGGAGCGAAACCCGAATCACGTCGAGTGCTACCGCGGCCTGGCCGTTCTCCTCACTGAGACCAACCGCCGCGACGCCGCCTTCCGACTGCTGAACAACTGGAACGCCGCCAGCCCGCAGAACCCCAACCCGAAGATCGAGCTCGCCCGGCTCCTCGAAGAGACCGGCCAGTTCGACGAGGCCAAGGCGCAGCTCATCGCGGCGCTCGAGGTCGCACCCGCCGACGCCCGGGCGTTCACGGCGCTGGGGCGGCTGCGTGACCAGGCCGGCGAGTACCAGCAGGCGCTCGCCAACTACCAGCGTTCGCTCGCCATCAACGGCGCGCAGCCGCAGGTCGCGGCCCGGGTCGCCACGCTGCAGGCCGCCGCCGCGGGCGCTGGCCCCGCCGCCGCGGCCGGGGCTCCGTCGCACGTGGCGAACCAGTGGCAGTCGTCTACGACGTACTAG
- a CDS encoding arylsulfatase produces the protein MRKLRQLLAVVAILAAAVPAIAQDKPNILVIWGDDIGIPQISAYTRGLMGYKTPNIDRIANEGMLFTDSYGQQSCTAGRASFILGQEPFRTGLLTIGMPGDPHGITGWMPTIADVMKTKGYATGQFGKNHLGDQDQHLPTNHGFDEFFGNLYHLNAEEEPEGYFYPKDPEFLKKYGPRGVIKSTADGKIEDTGPLNTKRMETIDEEFLAAAKDFIQRQNKADKPFFCWFNSTRMHVFTHLKKESLGKTGKGIHADGMVEHDGHVGQLLDLLDELKIADNTIVIYSTDNGAEIALWPDGAMTQFRSEKGTTWEGGFRVPMMVRWPGVIEPGSVSNEIISNIDWFPTLCAAAGEPDVKEKLAKGANYNSKDFKVHLDGFNFLPHLKGEEEKGPREQIFYFDQGGNLNAIRWNDWKVNFAINEGNIAEGTRKVTAWAMITNLRMDPYERGMEEGGNYMDWYARQIWLLVPIQQQIKNFFADFGDYPYQTGSSLNAAGINYGLLQKQDALKRLKQLESIKPR, from the coding sequence ATGCGTAAGCTCCGTCAGCTGCTTGCCGTGGTCGCTATCCTGGCCGCCGCCGTCCCGGCCATCGCGCAGGACAAGCCGAACATCCTGGTCATCTGGGGTGATGACATTGGTATCCCCCAAATCAGCGCCTACACGCGCGGCTTGATGGGCTACAAGACGCCCAACATCGATCGCATCGCCAACGAGGGCATGCTGTTCACCGACTCGTACGGCCAGCAGAGTTGCACCGCGGGGAGGGCGAGCTTCATCCTGGGGCAGGAGCCATTCCGCACCGGCCTGCTGACCATCGGCATGCCGGGCGACCCGCACGGCATCACCGGGTGGATGCCCACCATCGCCGACGTGATGAAAACCAAAGGCTACGCGACCGGCCAGTTTGGCAAGAACCACCTGGGCGACCAGGACCAACACCTGCCGACCAACCACGGTTTCGACGAGTTCTTCGGCAACCTCTACCACCTGAACGCCGAGGAAGAGCCCGAGGGCTACTTCTACCCGAAGGACCCGGAGTTCCTGAAGAAGTACGGCCCCCGCGGCGTGATCAAGTCGACCGCTGACGGCAAGATTGAGGACACCGGCCCGCTCAACACCAAGCGTATGGAGACCATCGACGAGGAATTCCTGGCCGCCGCCAAGGACTTCATCCAGCGGCAGAACAAGGCGGACAAGCCGTTCTTCTGCTGGTTCAACTCCACGCGGATGCACGTGTTTACGCACCTCAAGAAGGAGTCGCTGGGCAAGACCGGCAAGGGCATCCACGCCGACGGCATGGTTGAGCACGACGGCCACGTCGGCCAGCTGCTGGACCTGCTGGACGAGCTGAAGATCGCCGACAACACGATCGTTATCTACAGCACCGACAACGGCGCCGAAATCGCCCTCTGGCCGGACGGCGCGATGACGCAGTTCCGCAGCGAGAAGGGCACCACCTGGGAGGGCGGCTTCCGCGTGCCGATGATGGTCCGCTGGCCGGGAGTCATCGAGCCGGGGTCGGTCTCCAACGAGATCATCTCGAACATTGACTGGTTCCCCACCCTCTGCGCCGCAGCCGGCGAGCCTGACGTTAAGGAGAAGCTCGCTAAGGGCGCCAATTACAACTCCAAGGACTTCAAGGTTCACCTGGACGGATTCAACTTCTTGCCGCACCTCAAGGGAGAAGAGGAGAAGGGACCCCGTGAGCAGATCTTCTACTTCGACCAAGGCGGCAACCTAAACGCGATCCGCTGGAACGACTGGAAAGTCAACTTTGCCATCAACGAGGGCAATATCGCCGAGGGCACCCGCAAGGTGACCGCCTGGGCGATGATCACGAACCTGCGGATGGATCCCTACGAGCGGGGCATGGAGGAGGGCGGCAACTACATGGACTGGTACGCCCGCCAGATCTGGCTGCTTGTGCCGATCCAGCAGCAGATCAAGAACTTCTTCGCCGACTTTGGCGACTACCCCTACCAGACTGGCTCATCGCTTAACGCAGCGGGCATTAACTACGGGCTGCTGCAGAAGCAGGACGCGCTCAAGCGGCTCAAGCAGCTTGAGTCGATCAAACCCAGGTAG
- a CDS encoding DUF58 domain-containing protein: MAARTTVTLEELMLLQADARGFSLQSRQPAGSLLAGRHASRLRGRGLTFEELRQYHQGDDIRTMDWKATARLRSPQVRVYAEERERPVLLVVDQRQTMYFGSRRAMKSVAAAEVAALGAWRAIKGGDRVGGLVFNEHEIVEVRPHRSRTRVMQLLSAVQRLNCQLAEPPASGDVTLDGVLRRAAQVAKHDHLVVLISDLDGAGDETKRLASQLAAHNDVLVAAVYDPLGASLTGSPGMLAADRGQSWEVAGGASFAREFWDTFQQRLDEWREVFRALRVPLLPISTARPVVDQVREMFGGRGSTA, encoded by the coding sequence ATGGCCGCCCGCACAACGGTAACGCTAGAAGAGCTGATGCTGCTGCAGGCGGACGCGCGGGGGTTCTCGCTGCAATCCCGGCAGCCGGCCGGCTCGCTGCTGGCGGGCAGGCACGCGTCGCGGCTGCGGGGGCGGGGCCTCACATTCGAGGAGCTGCGCCAGTACCACCAGGGCGACGACATCCGCACGATGGACTGGAAGGCGACCGCTCGGCTCCGCTCGCCCCAGGTCCGGGTCTACGCCGAGGAACGCGAGCGGCCGGTGCTGCTGGTCGTCGATCAGCGTCAGACCATGTACTTCGGCAGCCGCCGCGCGATGAAGTCGGTGGCCGCGGCCGAGGTGGCCGCCCTGGGCGCCTGGCGGGCGATCAAGGGCGGCGACCGTGTCGGCGGGCTGGTGTTCAACGAGCACGAGATCGTCGAGGTCCGCCCCCACCGCAGCCGCACCCGGGTAATGCAGCTGCTCAGCGCGGTCCAGCGGCTCAACTGCCAATTAGCGGAGCCGCCGGCTAGTGGCGATGTCACCCTAGACGGGGTGCTGCGACGCGCGGCGCAGGTCGCCAAGCACGACCACCTGGTCGTGCTGATCAGCGACTTGGACGGCGCCGGCGATGAGACAAAGAGACTCGCAAGTCAGCTCGCCGCCCACAACGACGTGCTCGTCGCCGCCGTGTACGACCCGCTAGGCGCGTCGCTCACCGGCTCGCCCGGCATGCTCGCCGCCGACCGAGGGCAGAGCTGGGAAGTGGCCGGCGGCGCGTCGTTCGCCCGCGAGTTCTGGGACACGTTCCAGCAGCGGCTGGACGAGTGGCGAGAGGTCTTCCGTGCGCTGCGCGTCCCTTTGCTCCCGATCAGCACCGCCCGCCCCGTCGTGGATCAGGTCCGCGAGATGTTCGGAGGGCGAGGCTCAACCGCATGA
- a CDS encoding lipoate--protein ligase family protein: MASDRSASPLACQLRHDPPAEGGWNMAVDEALLNRAADHGDATLRFYQWRPATLSLGYFQPHADRELHPESRGSALVRRHSGGGAILHDRELTYSLAVPPGAGYDRDPYALYFAAHETLRDTLRLDIGLPRGCDVQLCRPAGDPRPADEPFLCFQRRSLGDLLVRSAASGLPSTVDGWHKIAGSSQRKRRGAVLQHGSVLLEASPEAPQLPGLRDLLGEDVDARRLAAAWLPRLADRLSLEIVPPQSPETMLEREAQAIFSDKFGQDAWTLRR, translated from the coding sequence GTGGCTAGCGACCGCTCCGCGTCCCCCCTCGCCTGTCAGCTGCGGCACGACCCGCCGGCCGAGGGCGGGTGGAACATGGCCGTGGACGAGGCCCTGCTCAATCGGGCCGCCGACCACGGGGACGCGACCCTGCGGTTCTATCAGTGGCGGCCGGCGACGCTGTCGCTTGGTTACTTTCAACCGCACGCCGACCGTGAACTCCACCCGGAGAGCCGTGGCAGCGCCCTGGTGCGGCGTCACAGCGGCGGCGGCGCGATTCTGCATGACCGCGAGCTGACCTACAGCCTGGCCGTGCCCCCAGGCGCCGGCTACGACCGCGACCCCTACGCGCTCTACTTTGCGGCCCACGAGACGCTGCGGGACACGCTGCGGTTGGATATCGGTTTACCGCGAGGCTGCGACGTCCAACTCTGCCGTCCCGCAGGCGACCCTCGTCCCGCCGACGAGCCGTTCTTGTGCTTCCAGCGGCGGTCTCTTGGCGATCTGCTGGTGCGGTCGGCGGCCAGCGGGTTACCGTCGACGGTCGATGGCTGGCACAAGATCGCTGGCAGCAGCCAACGGAAACGCCGCGGAGCTGTGCTGCAGCACGGCAGCGTGCTGCTGGAGGCTTCGCCAGAAGCCCCGCAGCTGCCAGGACTTAGGGATCTCTTGGGGGAGGATGTCGACGCCCGCCGGTTGGCCGCCGCGTGGCTGCCGCGGCTGGCCGACCGACTATCGCTGGAAATAGTGCCCCCGCAATCGCCCGAGACTATGCTTGAGAGAGAGGCCCAGGCGATCTTTTCAGACAAGTTCGGGCAGGACGCCTGGACCCTCCGACGTTAA
- a CDS encoding AAA family ATPase: protein METRESIQRIADAMNAAVLGQQEVVERILVALLANGHVLMEGLPGTAKTRSVKTLSHLVESKFGRVQFTPDLLPSDVTGSEIYREQNGTFEFQPGPIFANLILADEINRAPAKVQAALLEAMEERQVTVAGQTHKLPDLFLVLGTQNPIEQEGTYPLPEAQMDRFLLYVRIDYPAASDELGILQLVRGEKSGEAGDPPPAIPQDVVFDARRQVNAVQVAPAAEQYMVDLVMGTRNPAALSGDLPKWVRLGASPRGTLALDAASRAHAWLAGQDFVSPDNIRAVAPACLAHRVHLTYEAEAAGVTRPQVIEELLKQVVPA, encoded by the coding sequence ATGGAGACCCGCGAGTCGATCCAGCGGATCGCCGACGCGATGAACGCGGCGGTGCTCGGCCAGCAGGAGGTGGTCGAGCGGATCCTGGTCGCGCTGCTGGCCAACGGCCACGTGCTGATGGAAGGCCTGCCGGGCACGGCCAAGACGCGGAGCGTCAAGACGCTCTCCCACCTGGTGGAGAGCAAGTTCGGCCGCGTGCAGTTCACGCCCGACCTGCTGCCGTCGGACGTCACGGGCTCGGAGATCTACCGCGAGCAGAACGGCACGTTTGAGTTCCAGCCAGGGCCGATCTTCGCGAACCTGATCCTAGCGGACGAGATCAACCGGGCCCCCGCCAAGGTGCAGGCGGCGCTGCTCGAGGCGATGGAAGAGCGGCAGGTCACCGTGGCGGGTCAGACGCACAAGCTGCCCGACCTGTTCCTGGTGCTCGGCACCCAGAACCCAATCGAGCAGGAGGGCACCTACCCGCTGCCCGAGGCCCAGATGGACCGGTTCCTGCTGTACGTCCGCATCGACTACCCGGCGGCCAGCGACGAGCTGGGCATCCTGCAGTTGGTGCGCGGAGAAAAGTCGGGCGAGGCCGGCGACCCGCCGCCGGCGATCCCGCAGGACGTCGTGTTCGACGCCCGCCGTCAGGTCAACGCGGTGCAGGTCGCGCCGGCGGCCGAGCAGTACATGGTGGACCTGGTGATGGGCACGCGCAACCCCGCCGCCCTGTCCGGCGACCTCCCCAAGTGGGTCCGCCTGGGCGCCAGCCCGCGTGGCACGCTGGCGCTCGACGCCGCGTCCCGCGCACACGCTTGGCTGGCGGGGCAGGACTTCGTCTCGCCGGACAACATCCGCGCGGTCGCGCCGGCCTGCCTGGCGCACCGCGTGCACCTGACCTACGAGGCCGAGGCGGCCGGGGTCACGCGGCCGCAGGTGATCGAGGAACTGCTCAAGCAAGTCGTCCCCGCGTGA
- a CDS encoding glycosyltransferase codes for MHFLLTALGSYGDVHPMIGLGAALVARGHEVEVVANPYFEQEIRTASLGFVPMGTQQQYHDMTRHPDLWRPRQSLPMIVREASLAFLREMHRELTARCRPGETVIAAHGLDLASRVVRDQGLAPVASVTFAPLSMWSRRTPPKLPIAFTRPWLPGWVNQAQFLLGERAVLRPLIAPELNALRAELGLPPVGRLMPDWWYADACNLCLFPDWFAPPQPDWPAGTECVGFPLWDGGCHRPLSDACQAFLDEGEPPIVFTPGSANRQSAELMAQAAEACRLLGRRGVLLTKFAEQLPADLPQGVRRFEFEPLSQLLPKCAAFVHHGGIGSSSQGLAAGTPQLIRPQAFDQQDNAARLRALGVAGELSPRRFNERTAAAALERLLGSDEVRESCRRQARRCDGQAARNRACGVLEGLLAAPAGASTS; via the coding sequence ATGCACTTCCTGCTTACCGCCCTCGGCAGCTACGGCGACGTGCACCCGATGATCGGGCTCGGCGCCGCGCTCGTAGCACGGGGGCACGAGGTTGAGGTGGTGGCCAACCCCTACTTCGAGCAGGAGATCCGCACCGCGTCGCTGGGCTTCGTGCCGATGGGCACGCAGCAGCAGTACCACGACATGACCCGGCACCCAGACCTGTGGCGGCCGCGGCAGAGCCTGCCGATGATCGTCCGCGAGGCGAGCCTGGCCTTCCTCCGCGAGATGCACCGCGAGCTTACCGCCCGCTGCCGGCCGGGCGAGACGGTGATCGCCGCGCACGGGCTGGACCTGGCGAGCCGCGTGGTGCGGGACCAGGGGCTGGCGCCGGTCGCGTCGGTCACGTTCGCGCCGCTGTCGATGTGGAGCCGGCGCACGCCGCCCAAGCTGCCGATCGCGTTCACGCGGCCGTGGCTGCCGGGCTGGGTCAACCAGGCGCAGTTCCTGCTCGGCGAGCGGGCCGTGCTGCGGCCGCTGATCGCGCCGGAGCTCAACGCGCTGCGGGCGGAGCTGGGCCTGCCGCCGGTCGGCCGCCTGATGCCGGACTGGTGGTACGCCGACGCGTGCAACCTGTGCTTGTTCCCCGACTGGTTTGCGCCGCCGCAGCCGGACTGGCCGGCGGGTACCGAGTGCGTGGGATTCCCGCTGTGGGACGGCGGCTGCCACCGCCCGCTGAGCGACGCGTGCCAGGCGTTCCTCGACGAGGGCGAGCCACCAATTGTGTTCACCCCGGGATCGGCCAACCGGCAGAGCGCCGAGCTGATGGCTCAGGCGGCCGAGGCCTGCCGCCTGCTGGGGCGGCGGGGCGTGCTGCTGACCAAGTTCGCCGAGCAACTGCCGGCCGACCTGCCGCAGGGCGTGCGGAGGTTTGAGTTTGAGCCGCTCAGTCAACTCCTGCCGAAGTGCGCGGCGTTCGTGCACCACGGCGGCATCGGCAGCTCGAGCCAGGGCCTGGCCGCGGGCACACCGCAGCTCATCCGGCCGCAGGCGTTCGATCAGCAGGACAACGCGGCCCGGCTGAGGGCGCTCGGCGTCGCGGGTGAGCTCTCGCCACGCCGGTTCAACGAGCGGACCGCGGCGGCGGCGCTGGAGCGGCTGCTCGGCTCCGACGAGGTGCGTGAGAGCTGCCGGCGGCAGGCGCGGCGTTGCGACGGGCAGGCCGCCCGCAATCGCGCGTGCGGCGTGCTGGAGGGCCTGCTGGCCGCTCCGGCCGGCGCTAGTACGTCGTAG